The sequence below is a genomic window from Sorangiineae bacterium MSr12523.
CTCCGTCACGGCGAGCGCGCGTGGCCGCGCTTGGTCACGACGATAGTGTGAATTCGCACTTCACTAATGCGTTTCGATGAATTCGAATATCGCGCCCAATACGAATCGTGACTTGGACCGATCTTCGCCGTAATTCGACCTTACCCCAGCAAGCGGTCAGTACGCCCAGATGGCCGGTACATAACGAAAAGCGTCGCCGGCAACCGCCACGCGGCCGAGGGATGGGAACGATAGGTGACTGGCCATGAACAGCTCACCGGTCGCCGCAGCCTCCCGCAAGAGACGAACCCGGACGCGGGTAGCGTCCTCGGGTTCATGGTCGAAGGCGTTCTGCCACTCGGGGCACTCGATCCCGACCGGGACCAGGGCATCGGCGGCGAACGTCAGCCGCTCGCCGCCAGACGCCACACGGACGATGCTGTGCCCGGGGGTGTGGCCACCGGTTCGAGTTACGACGACCCCCGGCGCCACCTCGTGCTCCTTGTCGAACGTCCGCAGCTCGCTTCGGTACGCGTCCAAGAATTTCCGGGCGCTCGACCGAATTACGTCCTGAATCCCGCCAAACGTGTTGTGGGAGAAATCGGGCGCCGCAAAGAATTCCACGTCGGTGCCCGACACGTGGACCCGCAGGTCCGGACGAAGCCGACTCCTCAGTCGCTGGTCGATCAGCCCGCCAATATGGTCCATGTGGATGTGGGTAGCCACCACGTCGGTCACCGACGCGGGATCGATGCCGGCGCCCTCCAGCCGCAGGGCCAACCGCCCGGCCCGCGTGGCGTCCGGCATCTCCGACCCGACCCCAGAGTCGACGAGTATGGTTCGGCCGGCGCTACGCACGACGATGATGTTCAGCCCCCAATCGATGGGGTCCGGCAAGAATTTGTCGCGCAGCACGGCGTCCCGAGCGTCCGGCTCGACGTTGGTGCCCAAGATGTTGGCGGCTATCGGCATCGCCCCATCGCTGATCACCATCACGTCGATCTCACCGATCCGCAGCGCATAGCGCGACGGGACCAACTCGTTACCGGGGTGTGATTCGTGGCCCAAGCACATGTTCGACTCCTTTTTCAGGCGCCGAACGTAAAGCCCGACCATCGCGCGTGTAGGCCCACTTCGCGCAAAGCCCATGTGCCACGAGCACCCCCGCGAAATAATTGCATACTGCAACCATCACGCCCCCGACGACCGCGAGACATGCGCCGACTCTTCGACGACGAAGTCGTTCAAGCGCCGAGAGGCGCCGCGAGCAATCGATGCGGAGCGACAAAGGGGTCGACCGTCACTGTACGGAGCGAAGCGGAGTACAGTTACGGCGACGAATGGCGAAGCAGTGAGGCCCTAACCTGTGCGTACGCCATTACTTCTGGGGTGCCGGGGAGTCGACCGTCTGCTGTACGGAGCGAAGCGGAGTACAGCAACGGCGACGACCTGAAAATGGCTCACACATCGTGTGGGCAGGGTGCCGGAGAAGGGAGTCGAACCCCTGACCTAGCGCGTATGAAACGCCCGCTCTAACCAACTGAGCTACTCCGGCGGAGACGGCGGCGAAGTATCGTCGCCGCCACGGCGCATGTAAAGCAGATTTCTTCAGGCGAGGCGAGAGAAACGTCTCAGAATTCGCCGAAGAGATCTTGGATGCGCGATTCGAGCGCGATGGCGATCTTGTAGAGGGACGAGATCGATGCGGAGGATTCGGCGCGCTCGATTTGGGACAGGAGGGAGACGCTGAGGCCGGTGCGGCGGGACATCTGCTTCAAGGTCAGATCTTTTTCCTTGCGCAGATTGCGGATCGTGTCGCCGATGACCCGGTGCAGTTGCTCCTCGGGGGTGCGGGCAAGACCCTTCTTGCGCATCACGCGGCCGAGGACCTCGCGGAACTCGTCCACGTTGAACGGCTTCTTCAAGTAGTCGACGGCGTCGAGCTTCATCGAGGCCACGGCGGTCTCGAGGTTCGGGAAGCCAGTGAAGATCACGACGGCGATGTCGCTATCCAGTTTGCGAATGCGGCGGAGTACCTCGATGCCATCGAGTTTCGGCATCATCAGGTCGAGCACGATCAGGTGGTAGCCACCTTGACGAACCTCCTCCTCGACACTGGAGGGGTCACTTAGGGTTTTGACTTGGAAGCCATCTCGCTCAAGGAGCGTCTGCATGTATTCGCAGATGGCCTTGTCGTCGTCGACGATGAGAATGCGTACGGCGGGAAGCTCGGGGGGTGCCATGGCATTACAGTATGGCTAAACACACGGCGAATGGAAGGCCGTAAATTTGGCCGTTCGAACGAAACCGTTCTTCCTACAGCGTAAACGTTTGCCCTATCTCGACGCACATGGCTCAAGGCTCGGGTTTGGCGCCATCGGCGAGAGCTTCGGCGCGGGCGCGGAGGAGGTGAGCGATAACCTCGTCGATGCCTTCACCTTGGTTGCAGCGCGTGAAGACCACCGGTCCGCCCTGGCGCATCCGATTGGCATCGCGAGCCATTACCTCCAGGCTCGCGCCCACGTGCGGCGCCAGATCAATCTTGTTGATGATGAGCAAATCGCTCTGCGTGATGCCTGGGCCGCCTTTGCGGGGCACCTTGTCGCCTCCGGCCACGTCGATGACGTAGATCGTGTAGTCGACCAGCTCGCGGCTGTACTGGGCGGCCAGATTGTCGCCGCCACTTTCCACGATGAGCAGCTCGGGTGTGATGTCCTGCATCAACTGCGTCAGCGCATCCAGGTTCGGACTGATGTCCTCGCGGATGGCCGCGTGCGGGCAGCCGCCGGTTTCCACCGCCCGGATTTGCCGGCTGGGTAGCGCGCGGTGGCGCTCGAGGAACTCGGCGTCCTCACGCGTGAAAATATCGTTCGTCACCACACCGAGCCGCATCTGGTCGCGCAGACGCAAACAAAGTTGCAGCACGAGCGCCGTCTTGCCGCTTCCGACAGGGCCGCCGATGCCCACGGTGAAGGCGCGCTCGGCGAACGAGCGCGTTCGCTTGCGCGGGCCCTCGTTTGCCGTGCGGTCGCGGAAGAGACCCGGGCCGTCCCAATGCTCGTGCGTGTGCCCGTGCTCGCCGTGTTCGTGGCTATGGGTATGGCTGCCGTGCGAGTGCTCATGGGGATCGTGCATTCTTCTGCTCCTCGCTCACGATTGGAAAAGGCGGGCGTAAAGCCCGTCGTGCAAGGCCGAGCATGCGTCGGCTAGGGGGAAGGTTTGCGCCGCGTCCTCGGGCTGGAGGTCCGCGCACGATGCGAGGACGCGCTCGAGCAGATCCGCCCGCGCAGCCTGAAGGCGCTGTGCCTCCAGCGGCCCGACGATGCCCAGGCGCACCGCCGCGGACAGAATACCGCGCAACGCGGTGTGCAGGTACACGGAGCACGCCTCCCGTGCGTCGAGCCCCAATGCACCCAGGGTCACGCCGAACACGGGGGCGTAGTGCATGGAAAGACGCATCGAGTGGCCCCGCAGCCGTTCCGCGAGTGCCCGCACCGCGTCGTTCTCGTCGAAGACGTCGCGCGCGGTGGCCCAGAACGCGCGCCCTTGCGCCCGACTCGCGCGGTTGGCCACGTGGTTGCTCAATGTCGCGTCGGACAGTGCGTCCAGCTCCACCAGGTCCCGCCCCGCGCACGCCGCCCGCACGAAGGGCAGGGCGAGGCTTCCCGTTTGCCACAGGCTCGGGTCGAGGTACGCCTCGAAATCGCGCACGGCGCCGAGCTGCCATGTGGCCTCGAGCCCGCCGGAGTGCGCGAAGCCGCCCGCGGGAAATGCGCTATCGGCGAGCTGCCATACGAGCCATGGCGACGTCATGGTTCAAAAGAGCGAGTACAACCGCCCCAGCGGAACGACCTTCGCGGGTTTCGCCGTGAGGAGAACACCGTCGGCGAAGACCTCGTACGTCTCGGGATCGACCCGCATCGCCGGCAGCGCATCGTTGAGCACCATGTCGCGCTTGCCGAGACCGCGGCACCGCTCCACGGCCACGGCGCGCTTGCGCAGCCCTAGTTTGCCGAGCCCGCCCTCCGCGAGCGCGCGCTGCGACACGAAGGTCAACGACGAGGCGCCCACCGCGCGGCCCATCGCCCCGAACATCGGCCGCATGTACGAAGGCTGCGGCGTCGGGATGGACGCATTGGGATCGCCCATCTGCGACCACGCCACGAAGCCACCCTTGAGCACCAGCTCGGGCTTCACGCCGAAAAAAGCCGGCCGCCACAGCACCAGGTCGGCCCATTTGCCGATTTCGACGGAGCCAATCTCGCGGGCCATTCCGTGCGCGATGGCCGGGTTGATCGTGTACTTCGCGATGTAACGCCGTGCGCGCAGATTGTCGTTCGCGCCGCTTTCCCCGGACAGCCGACCCCGCTCGCCCTTCATCTTTGCGGCGGTCTGCCACGTGCGGCAAATGACCTCGCCCACCCGCCCCATGGCCTGGCTGTCGCTGGCCATCATGCTGAGTGCGCCCAAGTCGTGCAGCACGTCCTCGGCGGCAATGGTCTCGCCTCGGATGCGGCTCTCGGCAAAGGCGACGTCCTCCGGGATGCGCCGGTCCAGGTGATGGCAGACCATGAGCATGTCGAGGTGCTCGTCGAGCGTGTTCACCGTGAATGGGCGCGTCGGGTTCGTCGAGCTGGGGAGCACGTTCGGCTCCCCGGCGACGCGCAGGATGTCGGGCGCGTGCCCGCCGCCGGCGCCCTCGGTGTGGTACGTGTGGATCGTGCGGCCCCGGAAGGCGGCGATGGAATCGTCCACGTAGCCCGACTCATTCAACGTGTCGGTGTGGATGGTCACCTGCACGTCTTCGGCTTCGGCCACACCGAGGCAGCAATCGATGGCCGGCGGCGTGGTGCCCCAGTCCTCGTGCAGCTTGAGCCCGATGGCGCCGGCGCGAATCTGATCCACCAAGCCTTCCGGCTGGGACGTGTTGCCTTTGCCCGTGAGCCCGATGTTCACGGGAAGCGCATCGCACGCGCGCAGCATCATCTCGATGTTGCGCACGCCGGGCGAGCACGTGGTCGCGTTCGTGCCCGTGGTGGGGCCGGTGCCGCCGCCCACCATCGTGGTCACGCCGCTGGCGATGGCCTCGTCGGCCTGCTGCGGGCAGATGAAATGGATGTGCGTGTCGATGCCGCCGGCCGTGAGAATGAGCCCTTCGCCGGCGATGGCGTCGGTCGTCACGCCGACCAGCATGTTGTCGCTCACGCCGGCCATCACGCGCGGGTTGCCCGCTTTGCCAATGCCGACGATGCGGCCATGCTTGATGCCGATGTCCGCTTTGAAGATGCCCGTGTAGTCCACCACGAGCGCGTTCGTGATGACCACGTCCAGCGCCTCGGAGTCACCGATGCCGGCCATCTGGCCCATCTCGTCGCGCAAGACCTTGCCGCCGCCGAACTTGCACTCGTCGCCGTAGACGGCGAAGTCGCGCTCGACTTCGATGACGAGACCCGTGTCGCCGAGCGCCACGCGATCTCCGGTGGTTGGACCATACATCGCGGCGTAGGCACGTCGATCGAGGCGGCTCATGATTTTTCCCCCAGGCTAGTGCCTGGAAGCATAGGGATCCACACCGCACATTTCGGCAATGTTTCCGAGGCGGACACGGATTTCACGCAGCACATCCTCCGTGCGCTCCGCGGCCACGCGGGCCACGACGCCGTCGCCGCGCGCCAGCTTCGACGGTGCGTAGAGCACGTTGGTCCGCTCCCGCGGTGCGAGCATGGCGGCCATCACATCCGCGGCTCGCGCGCCGATGGCGACCACGGTGGCGTACGCATCGACCCGGCCGAAGCGTGCGGCAATCGGGCCATGCCGCGCATCGAGCACGGTTGCATCGCGTAGCAGGGGCTCGCCGCGGTCTACGTGGATGCGACTTGCCAACCGCTCGAATGCCCACCGCTCACCGTAGGCTGCCCGGCCCGAGGTGAAGGCATCCACCAGCACCAAAGTACCGGCCGCGCCCAAGGTGACCACCACCTCCGACTCGTACGTGGAGCCTGCGAAGCACGCGACGGGATCGGGCAGCGCCACCAAGGTTCCCTCCACACGAGCGTGCAGCACCTGCCGCGTGCTTCCGCGGTACGCCTTGGTGGAGGCCTGCGTCGTCAGGAGCAAGGTGGAGCCCTCTTCGACGTCGATGGCGAGCCGCAGCGCATCGCCGCGCACCAGGCCTCCGCCGAGGCTCGTCACGCAAACCCAGGCCGCCGTAGGGCCCTTCGCGTTGGACGCGTACGGCGTCTTGGGCAACAAAAGCCGCAGGGGACTCTCCGCGTACGCGCGCTCGAGCACATTTTTTCCGCCGCGGAATGCCGCGACCACCCGACCTCGACCCGCGCGATCTTCATCCATGCCCGGGGCGGCACTTTACCTCCTGGCGGATCCTGGCTCCGACATTTTGCGATGCTGCTCGGCCTTGATGGCCTCCGGAACGAAGCGTTGCGCGACGGCTTGAAGCTTGGTGCCCCGGCTGGTCGCCGCGAACACGCGGTCCTTGCCATCCATGAGCGCTTCGAAGCCTTGCTTGGCGACGTCCGCGGGGTGGTTCTTCTTGCTCTCTTCTGCCACCTTCGTGTCATCGAGCCCCGCCCGATGGGCGAAGTTCGTGTCCGTCGGTCCCGGTACCATGGCGGTGACGCTCACGCCGGTGTCCTTCAATTCGTGACGGAGCGAGGCTGCGAAGGAGAGATCGAACGCTTTCGTGGCACCGTACACCGCTTCGAGCGGCGTGGGCATCGAGCCCGCGATGGATGCCGTGATGAGGATGCGCCCTTTGCCGCGCGCGACCATGTCCCTCACGATGCGCTTCGTGAGGTGGACGGTCGAGACCACGTTGAGCTGAATCATGCGCAATTCGTCGCGCAAAGCGGTCTCGCGTGCGAAGTCGCCCGCGACGCCGAAGCCGGCGTTGACCGCGAGGGCATCCACCGGCCCGAACTTCTGCGCCGAGGCATAGAGGGTCTCGACCCCGTCGTACTCCGCCAAGTCCGCCTGCACGGCGTGCACCCGATGCGTGAGCTGGGCGAATTCCATCGCAGCGGTGTGGATGTCCTCGTGATCCGCGCACACGACGAGGTCGAATCCGTTCGTAGCAAATTGCTTCGCGAGCTCGTACCCGATGCCCTTCGAGGCACCGGTCACGATCGCAAGCGGCCTGCGTTGCGCCATGGTTCCCATGCCGCGTCGCTATGCGAGAGGCTTGCCACCCGTGACGCCGAGGACCTCGCCATTGACGTAACGCGACTCATCGCACGCCAAAAAGACGAACGCCGGCGCAAGCTCCGCAGGCTGGGCCGGTCGCTCCATGGGCGAGTTTCCGCCGAACTTGGCGATCTTTTCCCCTTCGAACGACTGCACGATGAGGGGCGTCCACACCGGCCCCGGCGCGACGGCGTTCGCGCGGATGCCCTTCTTGATGACCTCCTGCGCGAGGCCCTTGGTGAAGGTGATGATCGCGCCCTTCGTCGAGGCGTAGTCCAAAATGGGCCCGCTCGGCAGGTATGCCTGGATCGAGGCGGTGTTGATGATCGTGGCGCCCGCCTTCATGTGCGGCAGGGCGTGCTTCACGATGTGGAACATCGCCAGGATGTTCGTGCGGAAGGTCCGTTCGATTCGCTCGGTGTCGAGGTCCTCGAAGGACTCCACCGTTTCGCCTTGGAAGGCCGCATTGTTGACGAGCACGTCGATGCGCCCGAAGGCTTTCACCGTCTCGTCGACGACCCGCCGGCATTCGTCCGCGCTGGCAAGGTCACCGGGCAGCAGCACTGCCCGCTTGCCCGCGGCCTCGACGACCCGCGCGGTCTCGCGTGCATCGTCGTGCTCCTTCCAATAGCTCACCGCGACGTCGGCGCCTTCGCGCGCAAACGCCAGCGCGACGGCTCGGCCGATGCCGCTGTCTGCGCCCGTAACGAGCGCCACGCGTCCTTCGAGCCGGCCATGGCCCTTGTAGCTTTCCTCGCCGAAGTCCGGCTTGGTCCGCATCACCGACTCTCTCGCCGGCGCGTCCTGCTCCTCTTCCCGAAAGGGCGGCTTCTTCCCCGCCGTCTTCGGATCCCGCATCGTAGAAGGCTGTCCCATAGCCTCCCGACGCTTCAAGAACGATGCCGGGCCGGCCAGAGGCCGGCGGACCGCCGGCAGGATGCCGGCGCTCCATGCGGCGAGCGAACTACGTATGCTCGCTCAAAAAGACAGTAGTCGGGGCGAGAGGATTTGAACCTCCGACTCCTCGGTCCCGAACCGAGTGCGCTACCAGGCTGCGCTACGCCCCGTGTGAAAGCGACTTGCCTTATGCAGGGCAGCCGCGATTTCGTCAATGGGATAATTTGATCAGATCGTTCCTCCCGCCCCCGAGCCTGGATTTCTCGAGGATCGGGGGCGGAGAGAAACGTCGGCCTAGGCGGCGTGCAGCCTGGCGTTCTCGGCCTGGGCCAGGCTCGCTCCGCCGGTGTTGGCGCTCGGCGGCACGTAACCTTGGCGCCAGGGGCCCCGCCAGTAGCGAAGCCAGAACAGGGTCGCCGAGAACGTGGTCTCGCCGATGAACCCGAGCCACCCGCCCAAGGCGCCGAGCCCGGCAAGCTTCCCGAGCACGTAGGCCGCGGTCGGAACGCAGGTCCACACCACCGTGACGCCGATGATCGCGGTCACCCGCACGTCCTTGGCACCGCGCAAGGCGCCGCGAAGGACGATGTTGACCGCATCGAGCACCTGGAAGACGGCGGCCACCAGGAGCAGGTTGCGTGTGATGCGGATCACCTCGGGGTCCGTCGAGAACCCGTGGGCCAGTGCCCCACCGAAGACCGCGAAGAGCACCCCGCAAACGGCCATGAAGCCGATGGCGAGCTGCAAAGCCGCCCAGGTGGCGCGGTCCGCCTCGTCGAGGCGCTTCTCACCCAGAGAGCGCCCCACCAAGATGCTCGCCGCCTCGGCGATGGCCACGCCCGGAAGAAACGAGGTCCGGATCGTTGCCATGGCAACCTGGTGGGAGGCGATCTCGGCGCTGGCCAAGGTCCCCAACACCGCCGTGAACGTCGTGAAGGCGAGCGTCTCGGCGCCGAAGTGGATGGCCGTGGGCATTCCCAGATCCCACACCCCGCGACAGGCTTCGCGCAGGCGCAGGGTGCTCGGGGGACAGCGCTTCATGTCCCGCAGGAGCAGAGCGCCCAGCATGGCGCACTCCAGGTACTCCGACGTGGCCGTGGCGAAACCCGCTCCGCGCACGCCCAGGGCCGGAAGGCCCCAGTGCCCGTAAATGAGCCCGTACGCGAAGAAGCCGTTGAAGATGTTGGCCACGATGCCCACGATCATCGGCGTACGCGTGTCGCCTGTCGCTTGGCGGTGCTGGTACAGGGCCACCAACACCGTGACGCCCACGGAGCCGTAGGTCACGGCCGAGAAGAAATCCCGTGCCGGGGCAATGAGCTCGTGGTCGACGCCGAGCGCCCGCAGAAGCCATGAAATGTCGCGCCCCAAGATGAACAGCGCCACGCCGATGCCGACGGCCATCAAGATGCCGGCCTGCGCGTAGCGTATTCCGTCTTGTGGACGGCCTTCTCCCACGGCGTGCGCGGTCTGCACTTTGACCGCGCGCATCGCTCCGAAAACGAGCGAGTAGCCAACGTACATCATCATCGTGGCCAGGCCGACGCCGCCCAGTGCTGCAGGCCCGAGCCCGCCGACGAGCTTCGTGTCGACGAGTCCGAGCATGGTCTCGGCGCTCATCGCGATGACGATGGGCCAGGCAAGCTTGAACAGTTCCGCACGCGTGCGTGCTCTGGCGCTTACCTGGGCGGCTGCGGTCGTGGAAGAAGGTCGCCCCGCGCGCGCCAGGAGCCGGCGCACGTGAGCGACCCATCGTTTCAATCGATAGCGTTTGAAAAGCGAAGTAAACATGAATACGTTCCTCTGGAGCCCGCTAGCTTGATTCGCCTAAGCGCGGGCTCCGAAGAACGCTCTCGGCGACGGTTTCTCCGTCGCCTCTCTCACGAAGCGACGGGGCTAATCTTTACGGCAGGCGCTAACGCATGGCTGATATACAGCCGCGTCGCGCACAGTGGTAAAGGCCGTCACCTGAGACATAGTGAATGAACGATGTCCGATATATGCGATTTCGTCAAGGCGATAATCGCGAATAGTTTACGCGAGATGCTTTTTCAAAAACGCAATCGTGCGATCCCACGCAAGCTTTGCGTTTTCCGCCGAGTAAACATTGGCGCGGGTGTCATTGAAGAACGCATGATCGGCGTCATACACGTGAAGCTCGATCGATTTGCCGTGTGACTCGAGCTCGCGCTTCACCGCCTCGGCCTTCTCCGGCGTGACCCATTGATCGTGTTTGGCCACGTGCGTGAGGATCGGAGCCGTGACCTTGGCGTAATCGGCCTTGGGCGGGATGCCATAAAAGGGCACCACGGCGGAGAGTCCCTCGATCTGCGTCGACGAAACGAAAGAGAGTGCGCCGCCCATGCAGAATCCCGTCACGCCCACCTTGCCCGTCGAACGCGGGTGCGCCTTCGCGTAGGCGACGGCGGCGGCGATCTGCGTGACCGCGCGTCCCCAATCGAGCTTGGTCATTCTCTCCGACGCGCGCGCTTCGTTGGTGAGCGGCACCTCTTCGCCGTCGTACAAATCCGGCGCGATGGCAAGGAATCCCGCTTGAGCGAGGCGCGTGGCAATCGAGCGGATGTGATCGTTCACGCCCCACCACTCCTGCAGAACGACCACCGCCGGAGCTTTTGCGCTTCCCTCGGGTAGGGCGAGGTCGCCCTTTACGGTTTCGCCATTCTTCGCTGCAAATTCAACGCGTGTGGTCATGGCCCTGCCTCCTAAGGTTTTGCTGCCGACTTGCCTGGTACTGCCGACTTTCCCGGGTACTGCCGGGCCAAGATAGAGGTGCGCATGCTAAGACGGAAGCCATGAGGATGCTTCTCGTCGGTGCGTGCGTGTCGAGCATGATCTGGTGCAGCATCGGATGCAGCAAGTCGGATGAGGCGCAGGTGCCCGCCGGCGGCGAGCTGAAGGTGGAGGCCAACGAAAAGGGCTTCACGCCCAGCGCGATCTCCGTCAAGAAAGGCGCCCCCTCGCACCTGGTATTCACCCGCACGAGCGAACACACGTGCGCCACCGAGGTGGTGTTCCCCGATTTGGGCATCAACAAAGAGCTGCCCTTGAACAAGCCGGTGTCGATCGACATCCCCGCCGATCAGGACAAAACGCTGACGTTTGCCTGCGGCATGAACATGTACAAGGGCCAGGTCGTCGTTAAGTAAGAACGGCGCGCACGCTTTCTTCGACGATGCCGAGCAGCTGCGTGAGCTCGTCGTTCGAAATGGTGAGCGGCGGCGCTACGTACACGGTGTCGCCCAACGGCCTCAAGTAGGCGCCGCGGCGCCGGGCCTCGTCGTACACGCGCCAGCCGATCTTGCCGAGGTAGCCCTCGCCGAGATCCGCTGCGCCGATCATGCCGAGGCTGCGCACGCGTGCCACGCCCGGGATCTCGGCGATGCGCGCGAAGGCGCGCTCGATGAGGAGGCTCTTTTCCTTGGAGCGCTCGATGAGCTTTTCCTCGCGGTAGATGGCCAGCACCTCGCGCGCGAGCGCCGCGCCCAGCGGGTGCCCGCAGAACGTGTGCCCGTAATAGAGTGCGCGGTCCTTCGACCCGCGGAAGCCGTCGAAAACGCGCTCGCTCGCGAGCGTCGCGCCCATGGGAAGGATCGACGAGAAGGCCTTGCCGAGGCACATGATGTCCGGCGCGATGCCCGCGTGGTTCACGGCCCACATCGGGCCGGTGCGACCATAGCCGGTGAACACTTCGTCGTCGATGAGCATCACGTCGTGCCGATCGGCCAGCGCGCGCAGCTCGCGCAAGAACGCGGCATCGTAGATGCGCATGCCGGCGGCAGCCTGCACCATCGGCTCGATGATGATGGCCGCCGTCTCGTCGGCCTTGTCGCGGAGCAGGCGTGCGATCATGTCGAACGCGCGCGCGTGCGCGTTGGGGGCCGGCACGGGCACGCGCACGCACGTGAGGCCGATGTCGCCGACCACGCGACGAAAGACATCGAGCCCGCCGAGGCTCGCCGCGCCCAAGGTGTCGCCATGGAAGGCGCCCTCCAGGGCCAGTGCCCCGCGCTTCTTCGGCGCGCCGTTCTGCACGTACATCTGCAGCGCCATGCGAAGCGCCACCTCGACGGAGCCGGATCCGTTGTCCGTGTAGAATACACGCGTTAATCCCGGCGGGGCGATGGCCACGAGCTCCTCGGCCAAGCGCGCCGCCGGCTCGTGCGTCGTGCCCGCGAGCGAACAATGGAGAAGCCCTTGCTCGGCCTGCCGCTGCATCGTCGCCACGAGGCGCGGGTGCGCATGCCCGAGCGTCGCCACCCACCACGAGCTATTGCCGTCGAGGTAGCGCCGGCCGTCCACATCTTCGAGCCACGAGCCCTGGGCACGCGCAATCACCAGAGGATCGCTGGCCGTGTACTCGTCCATCGCGGTGTAGGGGTGCCAGACGTGCGCCTTGTCTCGGGCAACGATTTCGTCGCGGATCATGCCCCGCTTAGTAGCACGATCACACGATCAGGAGAGCGAACCGCCACGCAGCTTGGCCGCGCGCTCCAGGTCGGCCTGGTTCACGTCGTCGGCCCCGGCGGGCAGGCACACGGTGACCGTGGTGCCCTCGCCGGCGCGGCTTTCGATGAGCAAAAACCCGCCGTGCGCCTCCACGATGCGGTCGACGATGGCCAGGCCGAGCCCGGTGCCGCTGGGGCGCGTCGTGAAGAAAGGATCGCGCGCGCGCAGCCGCACGATGGTGTCCATGCCTTCGC
It includes:
- the ureG gene encoding urease accessory protein UreG, with the protein product MHDPHEHSHGSHTHSHEHGEHGHTHEHWDGPGLFRDRTANEGPRKRTRSFAERAFTVGIGGPVGSGKTALVLQLCLRLRDQMRLGVVTNDIFTREDAEFLERHRALPSRQIRAVETGGCPHAAIREDISPNLDALTQLMQDITPELLIVESGGDNLAAQYSRELVDYTIYVIDVAGGDKVPRKGGPGITQSDLLIINKIDLAPHVGASLEVMARDANRMRQGGPVVFTRCNQGEGIDEVIAHLLRARAEALADGAKPEP
- a CDS encoding response regulator, coding for MAPPELPAVRILIVDDDKAICEYMQTLLERDGFQVKTLSDPSSVEEEVRQGGYHLIVLDLMMPKLDGIEVLRRIRKLDSDIAVVIFTGFPNLETAVASMKLDAVDYLKKPFNVDEFREVLGRVMRKKGLARTPEEQLHRVIGDTIRNLRKEKDLTLKQMSRRTGLSVSLLSQIERAESSASISSLYKIAIALESRIQDLFGEF
- a CDS encoding SDR family oxidoreductase, yielding MRDPKTAGKKPPFREEEQDAPARESVMRTKPDFGEESYKGHGRLEGRVALVTGADSGIGRAVALAFAREGADVAVSYWKEHDDARETARVVEAAGKRAVLLPGDLASADECRRVVDETVKAFGRIDVLVNNAAFQGETVESFEDLDTERIERTFRTNILAMFHIVKHALPHMKAGATIINTASIQAYLPSGPILDYASTKGAIITFTKGLAQEVIKKGIRANAVAPGPVWTPLIVQSFEGEKIAKFGGNSPMERPAQPAELAPAFVFLACDESRYVNGEVLGVTGGKPLA
- a CDS encoding urease accessory protein UreD → MDEDRAGRGRVVAAFRGGKNVLERAYAESPLRLLLPKTPYASNAKGPTAAWVCVTSLGGGLVRGDALRLAIDVEEGSTLLLTTQASTKAYRGSTRQVLHARVEGTLVALPDPVACFAGSTYESEVVVTLGAAGTLVLVDAFTSGRAAYGERWAFERLASRIHVDRGEPLLRDATVLDARHGPIAARFGRVDAYATVVAIGARAADVMAAMLAPRERTNVLYAPSKLARGDGVVARVAAERTEDVLREIRVRLGNIAEMCGVDPYASRH
- a CDS encoding urease accessory protein UreF; translated protein: MTSPWLVWQLADSAFPAGGFAHSGGLEATWQLGAVRDFEAYLDPSLWQTGSLALPFVRAACAGRDLVELDALSDATLSNHVANRASRAQGRAFWATARDVFDENDAVRALAERLRGHSMRLSMHYAPVFGVTLGALGLDAREACSVYLHTALRGILSAAVRLGIVGPLEAQRLQAARADLLERVLASCADLQPEDAAQTFPLADACSALHDGLYARLFQS
- the ureC gene encoding urease subunit alpha; the protein is MSRLDRRAYAAMYGPTTGDRVALGDTGLVIEVERDFAVYGDECKFGGGKVLRDEMGQMAGIGDSEALDVVITNALVVDYTGIFKADIGIKHGRIVGIGKAGNPRVMAGVSDNMLVGVTTDAIAGEGLILTAGGIDTHIHFICPQQADEAIASGVTTMVGGGTGPTTGTNATTCSPGVRNIEMMLRACDALPVNIGLTGKGNTSQPEGLVDQIRAGAIGLKLHEDWGTTPPAIDCCLGVAEAEDVQVTIHTDTLNESGYVDDSIAAFRGRTIHTYHTEGAGGGHAPDILRVAGEPNVLPSSTNPTRPFTVNTLDEHLDMLMVCHHLDRRIPEDVAFAESRIRGETIAAEDVLHDLGALSMMASDSQAMGRVGEVICRTWQTAAKMKGERGRLSGESGANDNLRARRYIAKYTINPAIAHGMAREIGSVEIGKWADLVLWRPAFFGVKPELVLKGGFVAWSQMGDPNASIPTPQPSYMRPMFGAMGRAVGASSLTFVSQRALAEGGLGKLGLRKRAVAVERCRGLGKRDMVLNDALPAMRVDPETYEVFADGVLLTAKPAKVVPLGRLYSLF
- a CDS encoding SDR family NAD(P)-dependent oxidoreductase, whose translation is MAQRRPLAIVTGASKGIGYELAKQFATNGFDLVVCADHEDIHTAAMEFAQLTHRVHAVQADLAEYDGVETLYASAQKFGPVDALAVNAGFGVAGDFARETALRDELRMIQLNVVSTVHLTKRIVRDMVARGKGRILITASIAGSMPTPLEAVYGATKAFDLSFAASLRHELKDTGVSVTAMVPGPTDTNFAHRAGLDDTKVAEESKKNHPADVAKQGFEALMDGKDRVFAATSRGTKLQAVAQRFVPEAIKAEQHRKMSEPGSARR
- a CDS encoding MBL fold metallo-hydrolase, with the translated sequence MCLGHESHPGNELVPSRYALRIGEIDVMVISDGAMPIAANILGTNVEPDARDAVLRDKFLPDPIDWGLNIIVVRSAGRTILVDSGVGSEMPDATRAGRLALRLEGAGIDPASVTDVVATHIHMDHIGGLIDQRLRSRLRPDLRVHVSGTDVEFFAAPDFSHNTFGGIQDVIRSSARKFLDAYRSELRTFDKEHEVAPGVVVTRTGGHTPGHSIVRVASGGERLTFAADALVPVGIECPEWQNAFDHEPEDATRVRVRLLREAAATGELFMASHLSFPSLGRVAVAGDAFRYVPAIWAY